In one window of Methanosarcina vacuolata Z-761 DNA:
- a CDS encoding MarR family transcriptional regulator, whose amino-acid sequence MNEINYEKLEKLPPSAKLVFKTLEAKGQMTQKDIIRETILPSRTVRYAINRLKEEKILMERFYFIDSRQSLYEIRKPSNQVLAV is encoded by the coding sequence GTGAATGAAATTAACTACGAAAAACTTGAGAAACTGCCCCCGTCGGCAAAGCTGGTATTTAAAACACTTGAAGCTAAAGGGCAGATGACACAGAAAGACATAATTCGTGAAACAATACTTCCTTCACGCACAGTAAGATATGCAATAAACAGGCTAAAGGAAGAAAAAATTTTAATGGAACGTTTTTATTTCATTGACTCACGTCAGAGTCTTTATGAAATAAGAAAGCCTTCAAATCAGGTTCTGGCAGTATGA
- a CDS encoding phenylacetate--CoA ligase family protein: protein MKYWQPKYETMNPEELKKLQLKRLQHSVKLVYDNVPFYRQNYKAAGVTPYDIKTLDDVRKLPFTRKTDLRDNYPFGLFAAKKEDIVRIHASSGTSGKPTVVGYTAKDIETWSDLVARDLTMIGLSKSDTIQNSMNYGLFTGGIGFHYGVERMGAMVVPAATGNTARQLEMMIDFGVTAIHCTPSYAFYLAETAEEMDLIDKLSLKAAIFGGEPWSENTRKQLEKRLNLKAYDCYGLSEMFGPGIGFECQEQDGLHIWSDNFLVEVLDENGEQVSEGEKGELVLTSINKEGFCNVRYRTGDMTRLLESECECGRTTTRISRLMGRADDMLIVRGINVFPSQIQDVISRIPQVGEHFQLILDRNKHMLDELTIEVELEDNAFTGDLKDLKAVQNYVQHELKAVLNIRTNVELLEKGSIERTAGKAKRIIDRRPQL, encoded by the coding sequence ATGAAATACTGGCAGCCGAAATACGAAACAATGAATCCCGAAGAATTGAAGAAATTACAGCTAAAACGCCTTCAACACAGCGTAAAGCTGGTCTATGACAATGTTCCTTTTTACAGGCAAAATTACAAAGCAGCCGGAGTCACTCCATATGACATCAAGACCCTCGATGATGTCCGTAAATTGCCTTTCACACGGAAAACCGACCTTCGGGACAACTATCCTTTCGGGCTTTTCGCTGCCAAAAAAGAAGATATAGTACGTATCCATGCCTCGTCCGGAACCAGCGGGAAACCGACAGTTGTCGGGTACACGGCAAAGGATATTGAAACCTGGTCTGACCTGGTCGCCCGTGACCTCACGATGATTGGGCTTTCAAAAAGCGACACTATTCAGAACTCAATGAATTACGGGCTCTTTACCGGAGGCATAGGTTTCCACTACGGTGTAGAAAGAATGGGCGCAATGGTCGTGCCGGCTGCAACCGGAAACACCGCCCGGCAGCTTGAAATGATGATCGACTTCGGCGTAACTGCAATCCACTGTACCCCTTCTTATGCCTTTTACCTTGCCGAAACCGCTGAAGAAATGGACCTTATAGACAAACTCTCCTTAAAAGCCGCTATATTCGGAGGGGAACCCTGGTCCGAAAACACGCGGAAGCAGCTCGAAAAGCGGCTCAACCTTAAAGCCTATGACTGTTACGGCCTGTCCGAGATGTTCGGTCCAGGAATCGGTTTTGAGTGTCAGGAGCAGGACGGCCTGCATATCTGGAGCGATAATTTCCTTGTAGAAGTCCTTGATGAAAACGGAGAACAGGTCTCAGAAGGTGAAAAAGGTGAACTTGTCCTCACTTCCATCAACAAGGAAGGCTTCTGCAACGTCCGATACCGCACAGGCGACATGACAAGGCTTCTTGAATCAGAATGTGAGTGCGGCCGGACAACCACAAGAATTTCCCGCCTCATGGGCAGAGCCGACGACATGCTGATCGTAAGAGGAATCAACGTTTTCCCCTCCCAGATCCAGGACGTGATCTCTCGCATCCCGCAGGTAGGCGAACACTTCCAGCTCATCCTTGACCGTAATAAACACATGCTAGACGAACTTACAATCGAGGTCGAACTCGAAGATAATGCCTTTACCGGCGATCTCAAAGACCTTAAAGCCGTCCAGAATTATGTCCAGCACGAACTCAAAGCTGTCCTGAATATCCGCACAAATGTCGAGCTCCTTGAGAAAGGTAGCATCGAAAGAACCGCAGGAAAGGCAAAGAGAATCATCGACAGGCGGCCGCAGCTCTAA
- a CDS encoding tetratricopeptide repeat protein: MDPAALAQLAQQATNILIPALSALCIAGKPAVDKGKEVLVDLIYEKAFEKLGSESGKRAQALLDKISPIMSSSLEKALTKILRNSQDPKANEELQEEILKLLVENPDLAREIEPIVINFNVENIDQLALGNYNNFFNFKTPSGDELIKIIEYLDQKRKEAANQEILNRYNPSTLPYYPEKLKLFVTENRSEELRKALTYLENHRILLISGVGGVGKSTLARALVDLRPVNVPEPFWFDFNQNQSAKLGDILEKLASYLKAPEIASFKDERREPGKFDIDKLTGEFQRRSEVWLIFDDLSTILEDQRFADKGIELLFSSLRHNTHNAKVIVTSRTLPIFENGEKLIDVVENEDKQDLKGLNKDFAVDYLISNGLDEVEPEKLEKLAIGVDGHPLALKLLVELVTEFGVKDMLEDLSMYQKDKEDTILKARKLFDKMAGDEKELLERFSVYREPVSMKGLREMFTENTPINAIKRLRDKSLLEIDHKENYWLHPLVQEFLYQDLINKNEVHLIAYNYYKSLKLPENPTKKEELQPAIEAHYHACMAGKYDLAASLIWEYNLVDLLDLWGNQRTLIEIYEKLLPKDHFVDEPILKDKKVHENILGNLALAYRYLGELKKAIEYSEQALKISRETNDRHNEGAWLGYMGLAYMDLGEPRKAIEYYKDALEISRKMGDKRRESGHLEDLGLAYSHLSEPKKAIEYSEQALKISRKMNDKRREGNCLGNLGVEYSHLGETRKAIEYNKQALKIAREIGYRRGEGNHLRDLGLKYSHLGETKKAVEYSEQALKIAKKIGNRRGEGNCLGNLGSIYNDLGESRKAIKYCQQAMIISKEMGYRRVEGNHLGNLGLAYMDLGEPRKAIEYYEQALKISREIGDRRGEGNHLGNMGLAYSHLGEPRKAIEFLKQSLAIGKTIEDPRIISFCEKKLKELDGIEDNENSNYYPTSNNSPDSRFSPASKNILQTIISKLKSKK, from the coding sequence ATGGATCCAGCCGCTCTCGCCCAGCTCGCTCAGCAAGCAACAAATATTCTCATTCCTGCCTTGTCTGCCCTGTGCATTGCAGGAAAACCCGCAGTTGACAAAGGCAAAGAAGTTCTTGTGGATTTGATTTATGAAAAAGCCTTTGAAAAACTCGGTTCTGAAAGTGGAAAAAGAGCACAGGCTCTGCTGGATAAAATAAGCCCTATAATGAGTTCATCCCTCGAAAAAGCACTTACAAAAATTCTCAGAAACTCCCAGGATCCAAAAGCAAATGAAGAGCTTCAGGAAGAAATCCTTAAGCTGCTGGTGGAAAATCCAGACCTTGCCAGGGAAATTGAACCTATTGTGATAAATTTTAATGTTGAAAACATTGACCAGCTTGCATTAGGAAACTACAATAATTTCTTCAATTTTAAAACGCCTTCTGGAGACGAACTAATCAAAATCATTGAGTATCTGGATCAGAAAAGGAAAGAAGCCGCAAATCAGGAAATACTGAACCGTTACAACCCTTCAACCCTTCCATATTATCCCGAAAAACTAAAGCTATTTGTTACCGAAAACCGTTCAGAAGAGTTAAGAAAAGCACTTACATATCTCGAAAATCACCGAATTTTACTTATCAGCGGCGTTGGTGGAGTTGGGAAATCCACCCTTGCAAGGGCTCTTGTAGACCTCAGACCTGTAAACGTACCTGAACCTTTCTGGTTTGACTTTAATCAAAATCAGAGCGCAAAACTGGGAGATATCCTTGAAAAACTTGCCTCCTATCTGAAAGCACCAGAAATCGCATCTTTTAAAGACGAAAGGAGAGAGCCCGGAAAATTTGACATTGATAAACTCACAGGTGAATTTCAAAGAAGAAGTGAAGTCTGGCTTATTTTTGATGACCTGAGCACTATTCTTGAAGACCAACGTTTTGCAGACAAAGGAATCGAACTTCTATTTTCTTCCCTGCGACACAACACCCACAATGCAAAAGTTATCGTAACAAGCAGAACTCTTCCTATCTTTGAAAACGGGGAAAAACTGATTGATGTGGTAGAAAATGAGGATAAACAGGACCTCAAAGGTTTGAATAAGGATTTTGCAGTTGACTACCTTATTAGTAATGGACTTGACGAAGTGGAACCTGAAAAGCTGGAAAAACTGGCTATAGGCGTGGATGGTCATCCCCTTGCCCTGAAGTTACTCGTAGAGCTGGTAACAGAATTCGGTGTGAAGGATATGCTTGAAGACCTGAGTATGTATCAAAAAGACAAAGAGGATACAATCTTAAAAGCCAGAAAGTTATTCGACAAAATGGCAGGAGACGAAAAAGAACTTCTTGAACGCTTTTCTGTTTATCGTGAGCCTGTGAGTATGAAAGGGCTTAGGGAAATGTTTACGGAAAATACTCCAATAAACGCTATTAAGAGACTCCGCGACAAGTCCCTTCTCGAAATCGACCATAAAGAAAACTATTGGCTCCATCCCTTAGTCCAAGAATTCTTGTATCAGGATCTGATTAACAAAAATGAAGTCCACCTAATTGCTTACAATTACTATAAATCTCTAAAACTCCCCGAAAACCCAACCAAAAAAGAAGAGCTTCAACCAGCAATTGAAGCTCATTACCATGCATGTATGGCTGGAAAGTATGATTTGGCAGCATCTCTCATATGGGAATATAATCTTGTCGATCTTCTGGATCTCTGGGGAAATCAGAGAACCCTAATTGAAATCTATGAAAAATTGTTGCCTAAGGATCATTTTGTGGATGAACCAATTCTTAAGGACAAAAAGGTTCATGAAAATATTCTTGGAAATTTGGCGTTAGCATACCGTTATCTAGGCGAGCTAAAAAAAGCAATTGAATATTCTGAGCAGGCATTGAAAATTTCAAGAGAAACAAATGATAGACATAACGAAGGAGCTTGGCTTGGATATATGGGGTTAGCATACATGGATCTGGGCGAACCAAGAAAAGCAATCGAATATTACAAAGATGCATTGGAAATCTCAAGAAAAATGGGTGATAAACGCAGAGAAAGTGGTCATCTTGAAGATCTCGGGTTAGCTTATAGTCATCTGAGCGAGCCTAAAAAAGCAATTGAATATTCTGAGCAGGCATTGAAAATTTCAAGAAAAATGAATGATAAACGCAGAGAAGGAAATTGTCTTGGAAATTTGGGGGTTGAATATAGTCACCTAGGCGAGACGAGAAAAGCAATTGAATATAACAAGCAAGCACTAAAAATTGCAAGAGAGATCGGCTATAGACGCGGAGAAGGAAATCATCTTAGAGATTTAGGATTAAAATATAGTCACCTAGGCGAGACGAAAAAAGCAGTTGAATATAGCGAGCAGGCACTAAAAATTGCAAAAAAGATAGGTAATAGACGTGGAGAAGGAAATTGTCTTGGAAATCTGGGGAGCATATACAATGATCTGGGCGAATCTAGAAAAGCGATTAAATATTGCCAGCAAGCAATGATAATTTCAAAAGAAATGGGCTATAGACGTGTAGAAGGAAATCATCTAGGAAATCTGGGATTAGCATACATGGATCTGGGCGAACCAAGAAAAGCAATTGAATATTATGAACAAGCACTAAAAATTTCAAGAGAGATTGGCGACAGGCGCGGAGAAGGAAATCACCTTGGAAATATGGGGTTAGCATACAGTCATCTGGGCGAACCAAGAAAAGCAATTGAGTTTTTGAAGCAATCCCTTGCTATAGGAAAAACGATTGAAGACCCGAGGATAATTAGCTTTTGTGAGAAGAAATTGAAAGAACTTGATGGGATTGAAGACAATGAAAACTCAAACTATTATCCAACCTCTAATAATTCTCCAGATTCAAGATTTTCTCCGGCTTCAAAAAATATACTTCAGACTATTATCAGCAAGCTGAAGTCCAAAAAGTAA
- a CDS encoding winged helix-turn-helix domain-containing protein, producing MKSGSENGSPEALTISDDLELGEVKAIREKLSEMHNDIKKVMEFTSRLRLEAAIERSRQEYSNALLNHLFEDIDSGLEQNMVKKYPEKQKCTSAFTALLQQNAGLITKNRVDDKSISDNRKKLEELRCEAPYNKCEKCFSEVSSLLVKQVNLMRSMRIYTNNQEQKPNISALKTSVVMSEILEPVSNPQRLEILRAVAFEMKSFSAFSELTGLRGGNLLFHLQKLMESGLILQQHERGDYMITEKGFKILQGLNEIYSSLQNYPLQNSSKQKPEKNDLMERKEKTEMTI from the coding sequence ATGAAAAGCGGAAGTGAGAACGGTTCTCCTGAGGCCCTGACAATATCCGATGACCTGGAGCTGGGGGAAGTAAAAGCTATTAGAGAAAAGCTTTCTGAAATGCACAATGACATTAAAAAAGTGATGGAATTTACCAGCAGGCTGCGTTTAGAAGCTGCTATTGAAAGGTCCAGGCAAGAGTATTCAAATGCTCTTCTCAATCACCTCTTCGAAGACATCGATTCCGGTCTTGAACAGAACATGGTAAAAAAATACCCTGAAAAGCAAAAATGTACTTCTGCATTTACGGCTCTTCTGCAGCAAAATGCAGGGCTTATAACGAAAAATAGAGTAGATGACAAATCAATATCGGACAACCGAAAAAAACTGGAGGAACTGAGATGCGAAGCTCCTTACAACAAATGTGAGAAATGCTTTTCCGAAGTATCGAGCCTTCTGGTAAAACAGGTGAACCTTATGCGCTCTATGAGGATTTATACTAACAACCAGGAACAGAAACCGAATATTTCTGCTCTTAAAACCTCTGTAGTTATGAGTGAAATCCTTGAGCCGGTCTCAAACCCCCAGCGTCTGGAAATTCTCAGAGCAGTAGCATTCGAAATGAAAAGTTTTTCTGCTTTTTCCGAACTTACGGGCCTCAGAGGAGGAAATCTGCTCTTCCATCTCCAGAAACTTATGGAAAGCGGGCTGATTCTACAACAGCACGAGAGGGGAGATTATATGATTACTGAGAAAGGTTTCAAAATACTTCAGGGTCTAAACGAAATTTATTCTTCACTTCAAAATTATCCACTTCAAAATTCCTCAAAGCAGAAACCTGAAAAGAACGATCTCATGGAAAGAAAAGAAAAAACAGAGATGACTATTTAA
- a CDS encoding MTH865 family protein, translating into MTVKDDIHGQIVAGLKDAKFPINTPEELLAAFPAGADTTCRSGNLEVTAGEAGKLLTPADFPFKDAKKVADTIVERAGL; encoded by the coding sequence ATGACTGTAAAAGATGATATTCACGGGCAGATCGTTGCAGGCCTTAAAGATGCAAAGTTTCCTATAAATACCCCTGAAGAACTGCTTGCTGCATTTCCTGCAGGTGCAGATACTACATGCAGGTCGGGCAACCTTGAAGTTACTGCAGGAGAAGCAGGAAAATTGCTTACTCCAGCAGATTTTCCATTCAAAGACGCAAAAAAAGTAGCAGACACAATAGTTGAAAGAGCAGGGCTTTAA
- the ppcA gene encoding phosphoenolpyruvate carboxylase, which yields MSKKTVFPKVMCTQHPDSASKYIATQEEPGEAIEAAQIFGCDEYMPDYEGKATPYHQNVQIVSKFIEETDLTPGKDIFITPRAPSAVQENRFRQLMVMMSIAEANYNALEYSDVQAISEFVHPMTDSVREIIGAQQHMVDVSELAKKEFGFSMEVPRIIPLIEDAPALLNAKELAENTILSWKEHFGTVPEKFRVFLGKSDSALSFGHIASTLSCKYAINGICELNSEIGTQTGIIFGAGTLPFRGHLDLKNAENFFREYRGVGTITLQSALRYSHKKGDAESLVKLAKARLPETPELFSVEEKEEIINLIGIFGASYSRILRQLAPVINRIADLLPQQRDRLMHKGTGGYSRSAPDISGMVKLCRADIGKELEASMPAEDLQLPRAIKFTGALYSIGLPPEFIGTGRALEEAREKLGEAACENLLTKYFPSLAGDLKFASGYLDLNVASRFLSRECLKEVRKDIDILHEVFDLEISPEPSYRILVEMMQPDLLQAGSKGNCMDEEVSQLVCSTLTKMGKIRKALG from the coding sequence ATGAGTAAAAAAACCGTTTTTCCAAAAGTAATGTGCACCCAGCATCCGGACTCGGCGTCAAAATATATTGCGACGCAGGAAGAGCCAGGAGAAGCTATAGAGGCTGCACAGATATTCGGCTGTGATGAGTATATGCCGGATTATGAAGGGAAGGCAACTCCCTACCATCAGAATGTCCAGATTGTATCAAAATTCATAGAAGAAACAGACCTGACCCCAGGAAAAGATATTTTTATTACTCCTCGAGCTCCGAGTGCGGTTCAGGAAAACCGGTTCAGGCAGCTCATGGTTATGATGTCAATTGCTGAGGCTAATTACAATGCCCTTGAATACTCGGATGTCCAGGCGATCAGCGAATTCGTGCATCCCATGACAGACAGCGTCAGGGAAATTATTGGAGCTCAACAGCACATGGTAGACGTAAGTGAGCTTGCAAAAAAGGAATTTGGTTTCTCAATGGAAGTCCCTCGCATAATTCCTCTCATAGAAGATGCTCCTGCGCTGCTGAATGCAAAAGAACTTGCAGAAAATACGATTCTTTCCTGGAAAGAACACTTCGGGACAGTCCCTGAGAAATTCCGGGTGTTTCTGGGTAAATCCGACTCTGCTCTTTCTTTTGGGCACATTGCGAGCACGCTTTCATGCAAATACGCAATAAACGGAATCTGCGAACTAAATTCCGAAATAGGCACCCAAACTGGCATTATATTCGGAGCAGGAACACTGCCTTTCAGAGGACACCTGGACCTGAAGAATGCAGAGAACTTTTTCCGGGAATACCGTGGGGTTGGAACCATTACTCTCCAGTCCGCGCTCAGGTACAGCCATAAAAAAGGAGACGCTGAATCCCTTGTAAAACTTGCAAAGGCCAGGCTACCTGAAACGCCTGAACTCTTTTCTGTCGAAGAAAAAGAAGAAATAATAAACCTCATTGGGATATTTGGAGCAAGCTACAGCAGGATTCTCAGGCAACTGGCTCCTGTGATAAACAGGATAGCTGACCTTCTCCCACAGCAGCGGGATCGTCTTATGCACAAAGGTACAGGCGGCTATTCAAGAAGCGCTCCTGATATCTCAGGCATGGTTAAACTCTGCCGTGCCGATATCGGAAAAGAGCTTGAAGCCAGTATGCCTGCTGAAGACCTTCAGCTTCCAAGGGCAATCAAGTTTACAGGCGCTCTTTATTCCATAGGTCTGCCTCCGGAATTCATAGGGACAGGCCGTGCTCTTGAAGAAGCTCGGGAAAAACTCGGAGAAGCTGCCTGTGAAAACTTGCTTACAAAATACTTCCCCTCCCTTGCAGGTGACCTGAAGTTTGCATCAGGATATCTGGATCTCAATGTGGCTTCTCGCTTCCTATCCAGGGAATGCCTGAAGGAGGTCCGCAAAGATATAGATATCCTGCATGAGGTCTTTGATCTTGAAATCAGCCCCGAACCTTCATACCGCATCCTGGTAGAAATGATGCAGCCTGACCTCCTGCAGGCCGGAAGTAAAGGAAATTGTATGGACGAGGAAGTTTCCCAGCTTGTATGCTCGACCCTCACCAAAATGGGAAAAATAAGAAAGGCCCTCGGTTAA
- a CDS encoding TrkH family potassium uptake protein, translating to MDNKAVFNALGKILFLLSFTMLVPLLVAFYYREPLVPFIVSFFITLISGLLLMRFKGREDWQQKEALSIVALSWLAAAVFGAIPFLFEGVSFIDAVFETMSGFTSTGSSILVNIESYSRGLLFWRSFTAWLGGMGIIVLFIAVLPKLGVAGRQLFRAEAPGPTEDKLKPRIRETARILWTLYVLISALEVVALVLGGMSLYDALNHTFACMACGGFSTYNAGIEAFHSPVIEFILTFFMFVAGANFALYYRVIRVNKFVLFRDEEFKAYSFYILGFTGLLTLVLFKDMGFSPFNSFRYAIFQITSIMTATGFASTDFNRWKDSAKILVLSVMFIGGCAGSTGGGMKVVRFMLMLKYARRELFKFVHPRVVKPIRFNNKAVPDDILQSILSFVVLYIGVFVVGTVLLTLLGVDMVSSATASITTLGNIGPGFNIVGPMANFESIPSLGKIILISNMWVGRLEVYTVLVLFTREFWHS from the coding sequence ATAGATAACAAGGCAGTCTTTAATGCATTAGGGAAAATTCTATTTCTTCTGTCTTTTACAATGCTTGTTCCTCTTTTAGTAGCTTTTTACTACCGGGAACCTCTTGTACCCTTCATTGTCTCTTTTTTCATAACCCTTATTTCGGGCTTGCTTCTCATGCGGTTTAAAGGCCGTGAGGATTGGCAGCAAAAGGAAGCGCTTTCCATTGTAGCCTTGAGCTGGCTTGCAGCAGCGGTTTTCGGAGCTATTCCTTTTCTTTTTGAAGGGGTCTCTTTTATTGATGCGGTTTTTGAAACAATGTCGGGTTTTACTTCAACGGGTTCTTCGATTCTTGTAAATATTGAGAGCTATTCAAGAGGGCTTCTTTTCTGGCGTTCTTTCACCGCCTGGCTTGGAGGAATGGGGATTATTGTACTTTTCATAGCAGTTCTACCAAAGCTTGGAGTTGCCGGCCGCCAGCTATTCAGGGCCGAGGCACCTGGTCCGACTGAAGATAAGCTGAAGCCAAGAATCCGGGAAACTGCAAGAATTCTGTGGACGCTCTACGTTCTCATTTCTGCTCTTGAAGTTGTGGCTCTGGTGCTCGGAGGAATGTCCCTTTACGATGCTCTCAATCATACCTTTGCCTGTATGGCTTGCGGGGGATTTTCTACATACAATGCAGGAATAGAAGCTTTTCACAGCCCTGTTATTGAATTTATTCTTACATTTTTCATGTTTGTTGCGGGGGCAAACTTTGCCCTTTATTACCGGGTTATTCGTGTTAATAAGTTTGTTCTCTTTCGAGACGAGGAATTCAAGGCCTATTCTTTTTATATCCTTGGTTTCACAGGTTTACTGACATTGGTTCTATTCAAAGATATGGGATTTTCTCCGTTCAATTCTTTCCGTTATGCCATATTTCAGATAACCTCTATTATGACAGCCACTGGTTTTGCTTCAACTGATTTTAATAGGTGGAAAGATTCGGCAAAAATTCTGGTTCTTTCAGTCATGTTTATCGGGGGATGTGCAGGTTCTACAGGTGGAGGCATGAAAGTTGTACGCTTTATGCTGATGTTAAAATACGCAAGGAGAGAACTCTTTAAATTTGTTCATCCCAGAGTTGTTAAACCTATCCGCTTTAATAATAAAGCAGTGCCGGATGACATTTTGCAGTCAATACTCTCTTTTGTTGTGCTTTATATAGGTGTTTTTGTCGTAGGTACAGTGCTTCTAACACTACTGGGAGTTGACATGGTAAGCTCGGCTACGGCTTCGATAACGACTCTCGGAAACATAGGTCCGGGTTTTAACATTGTCGGGCCTATGGCAAACTTTGAATCAATCCCATCACTGGGAAAAATCATTCTTATCAGTAATATGTGGGTAGGCAGACTTGAGGTTTATACCGTTCTTGTACTCTTTACAAGGGAGTTCTGGCACTCATGA